From the genome of Solibacillus sp. FSL H8-0538:
CTCTCGTGATTTATCCTAATGTCATCTACCAACAACATTGGGACAGTACAACGGGTAATTCCTTAACATTATCAATCGGACTTTTTTTACCTCTTTTGTTGGTAGTCGTATATGCAATACGAAAAAGAACGAAAAAGAACGAAATAGAAAGAAACGAATAGATGATTATTTTGAAAAATCTATAGATAAGCCTTACCATGTGGCTAAAAACATACAGATAGAAACTCTATTATATATAGAGAATGTAGATTTGAAAAAATATGCACCTTAATAGATGGACATTCGGCTGTGTTAATTGACACGGTTTTTGGTCAGGGCTATTTCACTTCCTACCTGGAGAGATATATATAGTAGTTTTATTCCAAAAGGTATACAGGATAAAGTTTTAAAGGATGCTTCCTCTAATGAGGAGATGAATAAACACTTTAAATCCTCTCTAAATATGGTTGCTGAAAATAACGAAGAGATTATGGGATATGCTTTTTTCTCAGGAAATTTATCTGATAAGAAAGTGTTCTTAGAGTCCTTATATGTTCATCCTAGCCACCAAGGAAAAGGATTGGAAAACATCTATTGATAACTGGACTTGCAAAACTCTAAATGAACTTAAACAGTAAGAGTAATATTTATTGATACTAACTTATTGTGTTTTCTTTAAATCTTGTAGCTGTAAGGTAGGAAATGTTCTGGTTTATTATTGGGTAATTATGGTTTACATAACAATCATTTAAAGGACTAGGGATATTGAACGGGGGGAACTCTTGTTAAATATCCCTATTTTGATCACTACATGTGTTAAAAAACTTAATTCAGTTGACTCCAACATTTGCTACTTATGATAAGCGCTGTTTTGGCAATCATAATTTATGGAGGTGAAGAAGAATGGCAAACGAAAATAAAAACAATGCTTCAATTGAACGTAAGCGTCAAATAGCGCCCACCTGTTCATTCAGGGGGCGCTATTGTTATAGTTTCTATATAGTTTTTTTAGGAATATGGCAGCTGATCGGAATTTCGTCCGACAAAGGCATAAGCGCATCTAGCTGATTTTCTTTGGCTGTTTCAACGATACTGTAAATAATAGCGCTCGCTTTAGCGCCTCTTGAAAAAGTTGAAAACATCCAAGCTTTTCGGTTATGTGTTTAAGTACATAATCGTAATTATGTGCTGAAGTGAGTTATGTTCTCACTATTGAATATTCTTGTTATATAGCTTGAGTTTTCTTTTGTTTTTCAGCACATAAACAATATAAAGACAGTATTTGTAACCGAATTTCACATGTTTAAATTTGCCCATAATAAAGGGATTCATGTTATTTTTCAAATGAATTGAACTTGATTTCTAAATTCCATCACATTAGAACTTGCTTATATATGTATTCTAAAGGGACTGAAGATTTAAGTTAAGTGCTGAATTTATTCGATTATTACTGGAATAAATAGTGAAGAATGTATTTCACAACATAAACAGTGTCAGCACATAATTTCTTCCCATCAAAAACGGTTTAATGGAACGTTCCCCTCGGTTGTTATCTAGCTCTAGACGACCATCTTTTAAAAATACCTCGAGTTTCTTCCATTGATTTAAACAATAGGTGATGGCTTCACCTAACTTCGTTTTAGGTGCCACGCGAGCCTTTTCTGTTTTTAACCATACTAAAAAAGTATCAAGTACAGGTTTACTGTGGTCAAGATGTTCTTGATAACGAATTTCTGGTGTACATTCATCCATTTTATTGATTTTTTTATCCAGCGCAAATAATTGATTACAGAATTGTAGACCGTTTTTAGCGGCACAGGGTTGCTCTGTATTTTGGAGGTTTTCCGGCAATGATTTCAGTGCCTCATTGAATTTTCTACGCGCATGCGCCCAGCACCCCACCAGTTCTACCTTCTGTAAATTATGGTAGCCTGTATAACCATCGACATGAAGGTAACCAGAAAATCCATTTAGAAATGCCTTTGGATGTTTCCCGGCACGTGTCGTTTGATAATCATACAAGACAATTCCTGGCACATCTCTTCCCGTCCGGTATAACCACATAAACGACTTACTTGTAGCGGCACGACCTGAAGAATTTTACGCAAAGCAGCTTCTTCAAAGTCAGACGGACATTCAATGGAAATACCATTCAGTTTTATCATAATGGGAACGGTCTTGGGCGCAGCCGTTTCTTGAAGGTCAACAGGTAACCATTGTACTGGCTGTGTTGTTTGCGTTCGTGATTTACGTAACCACTGATACATACTGTGAACAGGGACATCCTGTTTAGCGCACCAAGTGGCAACGTTCGATTCACCACTCGTTTGAAAAGCTTGAATACGAGACTGCCATAAAAGGTGGCGTTCTGATCGTTTCATTAAAAAACCTCCGACTAAATTAATTGTCATGATTGTCTCATGTCATTTGATTTAGTAGAAGGTGTGTTGTATTTGACGCTTACTTTTTTCGGTTCTTTGTCAATAGTTGGGGTGGGGATACAATTCTCCACCCTTATCCTATTTCATTGCCGACTGTTTTGTATTGATGTGTTAATAAAATTTTGGCGCGTAATCGATCAAATCGACGGTAGCCAAAAGCATTGCGTTTAATTACTTTTGTTAAATTATTTAAACCTTCTACGAAGCCATTTGAATAGTTAAATGTAAAAGAGTTGAGGATTTCTGTTTGCCAATTTTGAAGGGTTTTCACACTGCGTTGAAACTCCGGAATATCAGCTTCTTCTACCGCTTCATAAAACTTCAGAAGGAATTCCTTCGTTTCCTTTAGTTTCTCTGCACCATTCTCTTTCGCCAGTTCAAACCATTCTCGAAACTGTTCCTTTAACTGATAAGCCAATTTTAATTCTGCTGAAAAGCTGAAATAGCGTTTTAAATACCACTGGTCTTTCTCAGTTACATCCTTAGGTTTCTTAAAAAATACATGACGCTTCTTCTTTACTTTCTTACGATCGTAATCATTCCATTCCTTCTGAATACGTACTCGAACACGATCGATTGCCCAATAAATATAGCGAACAAAGTGAAAGCGATCCGCAATGATAATTGGGTTATCCAGCGCTTCTTGAACTGCTGCTTTAAATGAATGACTCATATCCATAACGACCATTTCAACATTTGCCCCATGCTCACGCAAATAGGCTTTAATGGTTTCTTTTTTCCGGTCCGGTAAAATATCAATAGGTTCTTTTGTCACTGCATCGGCAATAATTAGTTGAAACTTTTCCCCACCTGCATTGCCTTTGAATTCATCAATGGCAATCACCTTTGGCAAGGCTGTTTCTCCCTTAATTTTTCCAGGAACAATCCGATCAAATCTGCGAATGATGGTACTAACCGATGCCCCATATTGGTGCGCAATCTCAGTGAAGGTTTTGGCTTTCACTGAACGGATTTGAGCCATTTGATTCCACTCATTAGAATAGCGTTGATAGGGCGAAACAACTTGATTCTTCTCCGCAAAACGCTTCCCGCACGTACAAGCATAACGGCGTTTACGATAAAATAAAGTCGTCATTCGTTCTGCCATTTTTAAATGTTTTACCTTAGTCCAACGATAATCGTGCACACGGCGTGTATCTTCTCCACAGTTTGGACAAACCTGCGTCGTTATGGGCATTTCAAAATGAATCAGATACTGCCCTCCACGCACCTCTGTCTTTAAAATAATCGCGTCTTCAAATCCTGGTAAACTTATGTTAGAATGCATGTACACGTAACCCCCATCTTATCTTTTGTTCAGCAACTAAAGTATAAGACATTTGGGTGTTACGTGTCTTTTTTTACCCTCAAATTGTAGTCATACCCCAACATTTAGTATAGAACCCTTTTTTCAACTGGATTTCCTATTTATGTATAGTAGTAGCAAAGCAAAAAAACCCGGAAATAAGATTCCGGGTTTGATTACCACTTGCATTTATTCCTCCATGACACACTGCCTCGCTTCCGCATTGGATCTTAAGATTTACCTAAGACAACCGTACGTTAGCTTTATTCAGTATTGACGGTCCTTCAGAGCTATTGATCATTCGCACTCATCGGGTTAACCCTCCTAGTCACATTGGATTCAAAGTGAAATCTTTACTAGTATAGATCAAATATTATTTTTCATACATATTATTTTTTGAGCAATCAGAATTTCCTTTTGTGCAAATTAGAATAAATTAGAACTATATAACTCGCCTAAAATAGGGCGAGTTGATGTCCTTATCCACTACTACACGGATATTAAAGAAATTCCAGTTCACAAGAACCGCCAGTATAAAAAAATAAGAAATTATAAAAATGCATTAAAGGAACTGTTCCCTAAGTGCTTTTTTACTTCATTTATTTAGAGTGAATTTCCGTAATCGTTCATCTGTTAGACGGACTACGTTACCTTGGGGATGGATTCCCGATTGTGTCCGTTTATTAGACACCCATTTTTCTATGGGTATTGCTTGTTTTTTTCGTTTGTTGGCTTTTCATTTTTTTTGTTGAAAGGTCAGCATTCTTTTTTCCTTTATTAGTTGAGGACAGGTTCTTTTTGCTTTCAAGCTGCTGCTTTACTGCCTCTTGCAGGCTGATTTTCTTTTTTTGTGGTGCGGATTGGTTATTCTCGTTCATAGGAAATTCCTCCTTATTGAATATGATTATTAGTCCAGTATAATCTATTTTCTCTCATTTGTGAAACATTGCACCTAAACTAACGTAAGCTATAGTTCAATAGAGCAGTCATTTATTTAAATAACGTCAGCATTTTTGATGAATATGCAACAATTGATTTTCTTTAACGTGATCAAAGAGTATTTTAGATGAAAGGCGGTAACAATATGTTTTCTTTGCATTTTTGGGGGGATATAGGTCATACCTTCTTAACGGAGGGGATTATATGTTAAAAAGGATATTGATTACTGCAGGAATACTTATAGTCGGAAAAGTCTCATTTAGCCTGTTAAATAAGCCTTTAGAAGTTAATACTGCTGATGTAAATAAAGAGAAACATGAACCTCTAGTTACTAAAGAAGAGCAAAGTATCGCTAAATTGAAAGAAAAACTTCATGAGAAATTCGTGGGGGTTGATGTAAAAACAACTTTAAAGAAAGAATTGGTGTTACAAGTTGAAGGAGATGAAGAATATTTTAATTCTGTAAAAAAGGATATGGCGTCCATTGCAAAAAGTGTAATTGAAACCTCCCCATTAAAAGACTATACAGTTATTTTTGAGAGAGGGTAATTTTAGCCGATGCATGATGAAAATATAATTATAGGAAAAGAACCCCACCAAGATCTCATTTTAATGAAAAAAAGGATATTAAGATGTTCGTGAATGTGCGTATTGTAAGGAATACCGAAATGTTTTTTTCGGTATTCCACTAAGGCGAATTCGGTCTCATAAGATTTATAATTTAGTATACACCCAGTTAATTATGTAGAAAAATGGAAATGCCCTTACGTTTTTCTCTATCTATGTAATGTGCTAGTGGCCATGGGTTTCGTTGGTAGGTGCTCTAGCATTGTTTTTTGATTGCTATCAAGTGGGAGTGGAGGGAATTTTGAAGAAGTCAATATTTATCTACGGAAAGGAACACTTAGAAAATAGTAGTTGCATAATAATTATCGTTTTTTTACTTTTAAGCGGAATCACAGGTCTTTGTGCTAAAGTAAAGCTCCAAAATCTGTATCACAGTTATTTGTAACGAAATATCGAAAGGGGAATGAATGATGAAAAGAATATATAAACAGATGATTGCTGCAATGCTCGGGATGCTGCTGATGTTGTCAACGGTTGTTCCGACAATCCAAGCAGAAACTAGCACACCAGATATTAGCGGCTGGGCAATCGAGACGCTAAACGAAGGTGAAAAATACGGTATTTTCCCAATTCAATGGTATTATGAAGGATTCAGAAGTGAAGTGTCGATTGAAAGAGTAAATGAACTAATAGACTTAACAGAGCAGAAAATTGCGGCATTACAACTTCAAGAAAACAAAGAATACAAGCCAGTAAGTGTAAAAAAGGACACAACAAGAGGCGATATCGTCAATCGACTGTACAATATTGTTGCACGCTATGATTTACCTGTAGGCAACGATGCAGTAGCCTATATGACAGAACGAAACATCTTAAGAGGTTCTAGCAATCGATTGGAATTAGAAAAGAAGGCAACAACGCAACATGCAGTCGTCTTAGCTGTTCGATTCATTAAGGATACATACGAACAAGTAGGGCAAGGTTCTAAAGGTGTGGCTTGGGTTGTAAAAGATGATGATACACTGGTTTACTTATTAGGATCCATTCACATTGGAACACCGGACCTATATCCGTTCAATGAAAAATTATTAACAGCGTTTGACGAATCGGATGCGCTATTAGTAGAGGCGAATATGCTTGATCAAGAAGGTCTTGAATACTTTGCCAAAAAAGCGATGTATGTAGACAAAACAACACTGCAAGACGCAGTTAGCGCAGAAACCTATGCAAAAATTAAAAAGGTTGCAGAACTATACAAGCTACCAATGGATCAATTAGTAATGCAAAAACCATGGATGCTATCAAATGTTTTATCATTGCTAGCAATGGACGATTCCTTTGGCATGACTGCAGAGGAAATGTCGATGCATGGCATTGATATGTACTTTTTATTAAATGCAATGCTTCAAGAAAAACCGGTCATTGAATTAGAAGGAATAAAAGCTCAAGTGGATATGTTTGAATCATTATCACCTGAAGCACAAGAACAGTCTTTAGTAGATGTGATAGATAGCATTTTAGAGCCATCTGCAGAAAATGAATATGATCTGATGCAGGATTGGTTTAGCAGTTGGAAGAAGGGCGACATAGTAGCTTTTGCTGAGAGTTTCCAAGAGATGGAAGGGGAAGCTTCAGAATTTAATGAAATGCTCTTTGGTTTACGAGATGAACAAATGGCACAGAAAATTATTTCATTATTAAAGGATAAAGAAGGCACGTACTTCGTTGTCGTAGGAGCTGGCCACTTCTTAATCGAAAAAAGTATCCGTTATCATTTAGAAAAGAATGGATACAATGTTGCGCCGTTTTATTAATTAACCATATAGAAGCGCAGCCATTTCGCATCATAAAATGTGCGAAATGGCTTTGTTTTTGAGGGGAAAGTGAAATAGCAAAATGTAACTGAATATGTGATAGATTCTGCCACAAAACTATAATTTATGGGAATGTAGAATTTTTATAACGATTATGTTTTTCGGATTTATATAGTGTTGCACCTTTCCTTTAGAACAATTAATACCCCATTACATCTTTGACTTTCTCTGCATTCGTTTTAGAAGTCAGCATCTCTAAAAACATGAATACAACTTCCATCGCTGTGCCAGGATTCGATGACGTAATCACATTTTCATCCACAACAATCCTATTAGTTGAAACCCGTACCCCATACGTCGCTAATTGCGCTAATCTTTTACTTGTTGGATGATTATACGTAGTTGCCTTGCGATTGGCTAATATACCGCTATGTGCGAGAGCTAAAGAAGCTACACAAATTGAAGCGATTGGCTTTTTATGTGTATTGAAATGTTGGATTATTTCTTGAAATTCTTTGCTAAATGCATCTTGATAAAAGTTCGCCTCTTCAAATCCACCAGGAATCGCTAATGCATCAAACTTATTTAAATCAATATCTTTAAATTGCATTTCTGGTGTGACTGTAAAATTCCAAGTGGCTTGTAGCTGTGGATGAAGTCCAACTGAAATGACTGCGGTAGAACCATCACCTTCTATCTGATTCCATCCGAGAACGTCAGTAAAAACACTTGCCTCGTATGCTTCAAAACCATTTGCCAGTAATAATAAAATTTTCTTCATAGGTGATTCCCCTTATTTCTTTATTTAGCTTAAGTTTAATGAATTTTTATAACTTGATGAATGGCGTGAAACTCGTATTTCATTGAATTTACTTTCGTTTTTATGGATAATTCATATAAAGACTTAATTTAATAAGGAGAAATTATGGATAAAATTGATTTTGAAATTTTAAAACAACTAGAGCAAAATGCTAAAATGACGACAAAAGAAGTCGCTGCACATGTACATCTATCTGCACCTGCTGTGGCTGAACGAATAAAAAAACTCGAAGAACAACAAATTATTACGGGCTATAAAACTCTGATTGACCTAAGAAAGCTCGATCGTTCAATTGTTGCACTTGTGCTATTTAAATCAAATGACTGTAGAAAATTGGCGGAATTTTGTTACAATCACCCTGATGTACTTGAATGCTACCGAGTTGCAGGTGAAATTAGCTATATCGCAAAGGTAGCAACGCAATCTGTTGAAACTTTAGAAAATTTTATTGATCAATCTATGCTATACGGCACCCCATCTACAAACATTGTACTGTCTGGACAGAAAAATACGATATTGTAAAAGACTGTCCCGTTAGTCCTCACAATCATCCTGCCAGTGTTAAAGAAAGGCGATTCAAATGCATTTATTGTGTACATCCCAACGAGTGGAAATGCCCCACTAGATTTAAATAACACTATAGTTACCTTTGCCGGCTTTACAAGGAATGGGGAAGAAGAGAAGGCATTCGAAATTTCCGGTGCTTTTCATCAGCTGGTGGATTGATGATTCCATAAAACCAAACGAAAAATTACATAAGAAATAGCTTGGAATTAAATTTCTTATGCGATTCCAAAATATTTGTATCATGGTTCTTCAGACTTTCCGTTTTAATAGTATTGATTCTTTCATTCAATACATAGAATGGAAGTTTATAATTATTGTGAGTTCTAAAATTTGGATATTAACTAGGAGGAGTTCAGACTATGAAAATTAAACAAGCAACAGCGGCCGATCTTACTGTAGTAGCAACATTATTCAATGATTACCGCCAGTTTTATGAGCAGAAAAGTGATCTGGAGGCAGCAGAGGCATTAATTTTGGCGCGTATGGAAAAAAAGGAATCGGTCATTTATGTAGCGATGGAGGATGAGCGACCACTTGGTTTTGTCCAGCTCTATCCGACATTTTCTTCAGTGGGCATGCAACGCGCGTTTATTTTAAATGATCTCTTTGTCGCTCAGGATGCCCGCAAGCAAGGGGTGGCACATGCATTAATTGAGCAGTGCTATTCATACTGTGAGGAGAACAATGCCCGCTATATTACACTAGAAACAGCGGAAACGAATATTAGTGCACAAAAGCTCTATGAAAAAATGGACATGGAGATGGATCTTAGCGTTAGACATTATAGTAAATATTTCTGAAAAAAACGCCAAAGTCATATTAAATGATTTTGGCGTATATGATCATGGTTATTGGTAACGAAATCGTAATGACACTCCCAATAACAATGACTGTTTGGAAGGACGTTAAAACAAATCCGATAAATGAAAAATTAAAGCTAATTAATACCAATATCGTTGCAAACAAAACGAAATAATTAATGAACATCGCTTTATAAATAATCGTTTTTGACCGCTCATCTTTCGGAAAAAGATGTGGAGCTAAATAGGCAAACATTAATTGGTTTAGGCCCAATGCAAGTAGCATAATGGAATGTGGATATCTGCCCGCCATCACATCCGAACTTATTGTATAAATTGCAATGGCTGTGCAAATAATCCCTGAAAATACATAGATAAACCGGTTTGTTTGGGCTTCAGTTGAACGCTTCTTTGTCATGCTACTCTCCCTCATAAATAAAAATATCTTCAATTGTGCAATGAAAAACAAGCGCTAATTTAAACGCCAGCTGAATCGACGGATTGTAGCGTCCCTTCTCCAATGAAATGATCGTTTGCCGTGATACCCCGAGGTGTTCCGCAAGTTCATCCTGCGTAAAATCGTACTTCGCGCGTAAGTCTTTAATATTATTTTTCAATTTATCACCTACTAAAAGTAAAGTTAGCTTTACGTGTAGTTAACTTTACATTGGAAGTGTTTAGGAATCAAGTGTAATTTACAATTAATTTCCAAAAATCGGTATAATGACAATAAGGGAGTTGTTATTACATGAAAAAATTCTTTCTCTTTGCATGTATGTTGTTTTTTCTTGTTGGCTGTTCTGAAAAAATGACGAACGTATTGAAGAGCTGCCCAGATGCAGAAATAGATTGGGTGGATGTGTTAATGATTGGTGAAATCCAGTATGAGCATCATTATCCTGACAGAGCGGATGAAGCAGCACCAGTAGTGATAGAAGCGGGGAATGAAATCGGCCGTGTGACATATCGAATGGCGGATCGTGCATGTAGTAATCACAAGATGAAAAACGGAGACGCTACGTTTTTAACAGAAGGTACACCAATTTTTGAGGTGAACGGCTACCCAGCAAGTTTACTTGTATCAGCAAATAACAAAGTTTATGTAGCTACGCACAATCAGAATGCTGAATCGGCTAGTGACTTATATCCCTTCAAAAACCTTGTAAGTAATATATATTTCCAAAGCTTAGAGGACGGTAGCCGAATTTTTACATTCCCGGAAAGTGCGAAAGAGCAATTTATAGATGCATGGGATGAATTAGCACTAGAAGACCGTGAAGAGTTAATTAACAAGGGACAACTCGAAGGAACACGTGTATTTCTAGCGTTTGAGCTACACAACGGAGTGACGTTTAGACAGCTATACTGGGCGGATACGAATACCTTTCACACTGGGGTCATTGGTAATAAGCATCTAAAGGATATTATTACGCAAGAATTAAACAACATGAAAAAGTAAAGGCCTGTCAAAACGGTGAATTTTGCTCGAAATATGAGGGAGAGATTATATGAGAAAAATAACGTTCATTATGTTATTTGTGATGTTGTTTTGCAATGTACCAGCTGTTTTGGCCATGCAGGCAAGGACACCTTCAGGGATTCCTTATACTGAACTAATAGAGCATGTGGATGAATATGCAGCCAAATATATTGGTACAACAACAGCTGGAGCATCAGTATTGATGGTGAAAGATGGAGAAATTATTTTGAATACGTCCTATGGCTATGCGGATGTCGAAAATAAAGTGAAAATTACACCCGAAACAGTTTTTGAATGGGGTTCTGTCACGAAGCTCCTTGTCTGGACGAGTGTGATGCAGCTTGTCGAGCAAGGGAAACTAGATTTAGAGGAAGATATTCGCGCCTATTTACCAGATGGATTTTTCACAAAATTGCACTATGATAAGCCCATTACCATGCTAAACCTCATGCACCACAATGCTGGTTGGGAGGATAAATATACAGACTTATTCTATTTATCAGCGGAGGATTTAAAACCTTTGGAGGAAATGCTGCATATTGCCGAACCGTATCAGGTACACGAACCAGGAGAGGTTGTCGCCTATTCGAACTATGGGGTGGCACTAGCAGGGTATATTGTGGAACAGCTCTCGGGTCAACCGTATTATGACTATGTAAATAAACATATATTTAATGTTTTGGAGATGACGGATACAACGATTCATCCTTCACAAAAAGATAATATTAAAGTAGCCACCAAAAGAGAAGAAATTTATGGGTATCGTGTCGATAGCAAGGAGGAATTTAGCGTTTCGAAAAATGAACGTGCTTATATTGGTTTGTATCCTGCAGGTAGTGCCATCAGTACAATAGAAGATGCGTCAAAATTTATGTTGGCACTAATGCCGGAAGCGGGTACAAAGAGCCCTTTATTTCAAAACAAAAGCACCTTAGATGAAATGCTCACTACTAGTGATTTCTACGGGAATGGCTTGCCACGAAATGCGCATGGATTTTGGGAAGGTATGTATGCAGTAGATGTGTTAGAACATGCAGGGAATACGGATAGTTTTTCAAGTAACTTTACTTTTTCAGTGGATGAGAATTTGGGCGTTATTGTGATGACAAATCAAATGGGCGAAGCAGGGTTAAGTTATGGATTACCAACACTTTTGTATGGTGAGTATACAACACCGAATGGCAATCAAGTGCTTCCAGATACGCAGGTGATTGAAGGGAATTACAGTGTAGCAAGACAAACATATAAAGGTTTCACAAAGTTGTACGGTTTGCTGACGATGTGGAAAATTCAAGCAGAAGATTCTAATGCTTTTAATGTTTTTGGGATGACTTTTGAACAAGTCTCCCCTTACATTTATCAATCTTCGAATGAATATAATTTATACCTTCATTTTATAATGAATGACAGTAAAGCGGAGATGGTATCAATGCCGACAAGTGATCTTCTACCTGTATCAAGGAATACGAGCATCTTTAGCGTTCTTAGTGTAATCGCGTTGTCTATAAGTGTCCTGTATACTTTAATTACTTTACTAATCATGTTAATAAATGCTATAAAAAATCGGTTCAAAAAAGTTGATATTACTGTGATGAAGGAGTGGCAAATGCTTTTTACTTTAGCTGGTCTCGTTCCGCTTGTTAATTTCATCATGCTTGCTAACAGAACATTAAATTATGCTTCCTATGCAACGCTTAAAATTCATTTTTGGGTGAATTACGCTTATATCGCCGTAGTGGTAATTAGTCTTTTTGCGATTATGGTGCAATGGAAGAAAACAAAGACTACGCGTAGACAGAAATTCGGTACTGTACTTTCTTGTGTTTCGGCACTACTCCTTGTAGCTTTAATTATCGGTTGGGAGCTTTACTATTAGAGAAGTTTTAGTTGATGATTGGAAATTCCATCAAGGTGAAAATATATTTACGTTCCGATATAATAACAGTTCTAGGGCAGTAGTAGAAAGGGGACAAAATGGAAGGATTTGAAATTCCCATTTTTATTAGCTTGATAGTTGCTGTATTTTTAGTTCTAATTTTGATGCTTTTGGAAAGAAATAAATATGGGAAATACATTAGTAGAGTGATAATTGGGTTATTGTTGTTTAGTATAGGTACGATTGTTGTTAGCTTATTTATTGGTGGTTGGACTGGAATGGGATATGGCATAATGGGTCTTTTCATCCTTATTGGTACAATTTTAGGTAGTGTCATATTTGGTTTAACAAAATGGCTCTTAAAACGAGGGCACTGAAAAATTCTATTAAGTAGTTTAGCCAGTTCTTGGGCGATGTGTCGTTTAAGAACTGGCTTTTTTTGTTTTTTGTAGCCCGTTAAAATGCACCATTGAAATTTATTCAATAGCTCAACTTAACTGAACTACAAAACAATGCTCTAATCGGTAATTTTTATGGGTTATACTAATAATTGGAACTTTTAACCAAGTTATTTCGTAGTAATAAGTACTATTAAAATAAAAATAAAGTAGGTCATGCCATTTTGGGATTTTTTACAGGTCAATTATTGGTGATTGCATTATTCATACTAATCATACATTCCATTGAAACTCTAGCTTATTCCGTAAGACTATCTGGGGCGCGAGTGAAATTATTAGCTTCAGCCTTGTCATTGTTTAATTTGATGGTCATGATTTCGAGGCTGGCGAATATGATGCAGCAGCCTTTTACCGGCAGTTTAATTGATAATGCGCCAAAAGAAAACGCATTGGAATTTGTAGAAAACCAGTATCGAATTTTAATTGGATCAGCTACATTGGGAACAGTGCTTGGGTTACTGTTACTCCCAACTTTTATTGCTATTTTTTCGAGGGCGATTATTCATTTATCAGAAGAACGCGGCTCTATTCCTGCATTAGTGAAAAAAGGGTTTACATGGGAATATATAAAACGTGCGAAGAAGCATATTCATTTGCCGAGACTTTCGTATTTAAAGGATATGAGTTGGAGAGATATACCAGTAAAATTATTCTGCATTAATATACTAATTACAGCTATTTATACAATTGGTGTTTTAGCCGCGATCTATGCAGCCTTGTTGGTACCAGAAAGAGCAACAACCGCTGTGATGGCG
Proteins encoded in this window:
- a CDS encoding Lrp/AsnC family transcriptional regulator, whose amino-acid sequence is MDKIDFEILKQLEQNAKMTTKEVAAHVHLSAPAVAERIKKLEEQQIITGYKTLIDLRKLDRSIVALVLFKSNDCRKLAEFCYNHPDVLECYRVAGEISYIAKVATQSVETLENFIDQSMLYGTPSTNIVLSGQKNTIL
- a CDS encoding DJ-1/PfpI family protein — its product is MKKILLLLANGFEAYEASVFTDVLGWNQIEGDGSTAVISVGLHPQLQATWNFTVTPEMQFKDIDLNKFDALAIPGGFEEANFYQDAFSKEFQEIIQHFNTHKKPIASICVASLALAHSGILANRKATTYNHPTSKRLAQLATYGVRVSTNRIVVDENVITSSNPGTAMEVVFMFLEMLTSKTNAEKVKDVMGY
- a CDS encoding GNAT family N-acetyltransferase, translated to MKIKQATAADLTVVATLFNDYRQFYEQKSDLEAAEALILARMEKKESVIYVAMEDERPLGFVQLYPTFSSVGMQRAFILNDLFVAQDARKQGVAHALIEQCYSYCEENNARYITLETAETNISAQKLYEKMDMEMDLSVRHYSKYF
- a CDS encoding TraB/GumN family protein, whose translation is MKRIYKQMIAAMLGMLLMLSTVVPTIQAETSTPDISGWAIETLNEGEKYGIFPIQWYYEGFRSEVSIERVNELIDLTEQKIAALQLQENKEYKPVSVKKDTTRGDIVNRLYNIVARYDLPVGNDAVAYMTERNILRGSSNRLELEKKATTQHAVVLAVRFIKDTYEQVGQGSKGVAWVVKDDDTLVYLLGSIHIGTPDLYPFNEKLLTAFDESDALLVEANMLDQEGLEYFAKKAMYVDKTTLQDAVSAETYAKIKKVAELYKLPMDQLVMQKPWMLSNVLSLLAMDDSFGMTAEEMSMHGIDMYFLLNAMLQEKPVIELEGIKAQVDMFESLSPEAQEQSLVDVIDSILEPSAENEYDLMQDWFSSWKKGDIVAFAESFQEMEGEASEFNEMLFGLRDEQMAQKIISLLKDKEGTYFVVVGAGHFLIEKSIRYHLEKNGYNVAPFY
- a CDS encoding GNAT family N-acetyltransferase encodes the protein MVRAISLPTWRDIYSSFIPKGIQDKVLKDASSNEEMNKHFKSSLNMVAENNEEIMGYAFFSGNLSDKKVFLESLYVHPSHQGKGLENIY
- a CDS encoding helix-turn-helix transcriptional regulator — its product is MKNNIKDLRAKYDFTQDELAEHLGVSRQTIISLEKGRYNPSIQLAFKLALVFHCTIEDIFIYEGE
- a CDS encoding ISL3 family transposase, with amino-acid sequence MYMHSNISLPGFEDAIILKTEVRGGQYLIHFEMPITTQVCPNCGEDTRRVHDYRWTKVKHLKMAERMTTLFYRKRRYACTCGKRFAEKNQVVSPYQRYSNEWNQMAQIRSVKAKTFTEIAHQYGASVSTIIRRFDRIVPGKIKGETALPKVIAIDEFKGNAGGEKFQLIIADAVTKEPIDILPDRKKETIKAYLREHGANVEMVVMDMSHSFKAAVQEALDNPIIIADRFHFVRYIYWAIDRVRVRIQKEWNDYDRKKVKKKRHVFFKKPKDVTEKDQWYLKRYFSFSAELKLAYQLKEQFREWFELAKENGAEKLKETKEFLLKFYEAVEEADIPEFQRSVKTLQNWQTEILNSFTFNYSNGFVEGLNNLTKVIKRNAFGYRRFDRLRAKILLTHQYKTVGNEIG